One window from the genome of Crassostrea angulata isolate pt1a10 chromosome 2, ASM2561291v2, whole genome shotgun sequence encodes:
- the LOC128172275 gene encoding uncharacterized protein LOC128172275 — MHVVSQKNSIRAEKSITKSTEASILSRIVTKDHSVSTIDLVKSFLGDCELVQQLMVFKTLHLNHPSHKSFKNSYEAALAKVQTAISKLQREAKGDPQMQEKRKLAEKLMVYWKIYYF; from the exons ATGCATGTAGTGTCACAGAAAAACTCGATTAGAGCTGAGAAG AGTATCACAAAATCTACAGAGGCTAGTATATTATCAAGAATAGTTACTAAAG atcacaGTGTGTCAACAATAGACCTAGTGAAGAGCTTTCTTGGTGATTGTGAACTTGTGCAGCAGTTAATGGTATTCAAAACTCTTCACTTGAATCATCCTTCACacaagagctttaaaaatagtTATGAAGCAGCTCTGGCAAAGGTGCAAACAGCCATCAGTAAGCTTCAACGAGAAGCAAAAGGTGACCCCCAAATGCAGGAGAAAAGAAAACTTGCTGAGAAATTGATGGTTTATTGGAAAATCTATTATTTTTAA